A single window of Malus sylvestris chromosome 5, drMalSylv7.2, whole genome shotgun sequence DNA harbors:
- the LOC126622674 gene encoding uncharacterized protein LOC126622674 — translation MERYYKKQCLDPPSKIPSNLPPSSNIPSSSQQSDATELDEILANLPTDPGHRCQMLDYPPNYHEAIHSNKRCFITGWFDKFKWLEYNISKDAAFCHYCYLFKCDFDQMGSTESDIFIEKRGNYIELMQFLAYHIEKVRKVVFKNALKNVKYTSSNIQNDLVHDCTIETINQISKYMEGTFFALLVDGSRDALTKEQMAMVLRYVNKKGEAIEKFLGVQHVSSTTSSSLEKVIERLFATTNLSMSTLQGQGYDGASNMRGELNGLKTKIFNKYPQAFYIHCFANQLQLALVFVAKENEDVANFLINASNLVNLIGSLCKRRDAFREKQQEQIKKSS, via the exons ATGGAACGATACTATAAAAAACAATGCTTAGATCCTCCTTCAAAAATTCCGAGTAATCTTCCTCCTTcttcaaatattccaagtaGTTCACAACAAAGTGACGCCACTGAGTTGGATGAAATATTGGCTAATCTTCCTACTGACCCTGGACATAGATGTCAAATGCTTGATTATCCACCTAATTATCATGAAGCAATTCATAGCAACAAACGATGTTTCATCACCGGTTGGTTTGATAAGTTTAAGTGGTTGgagtataatatatcaaaagatGCTGCATTTTGCCATTATTGCTATCTTTTCAAATGTGATTTCGATCAAATGGGTAGCACCGAAAGTGATATCTTCATTGAGAAAAG GGGTAATTATATAGAGCTTATGCAATTTCTTGCTTATCATATTGAGAAAGTTAGGAAGGTTGTGTTTAAGAATGCTCTCAAGAATGTTAAGTATACTTCTTCCAATATTCAAAATGATCTTGTTCATGATTGTACTATTGAAACTATTAATCAAATCTCTAAATATATGGAAGGTACATTTTTTGCTCTCTTGGTTGATGGATCACGTGATGCTTTGACTAAAGAGCAAATGGCAATGGTATTGCGTTATGTGAACAAAAAAGGAGAAGCAATTGAAAAGTTTTTGGGTGTTCAACATGTCTCCTCTACAACTAGTAGCTCGCTTGAAAAGGTCATTGAGAGATTGTTTGCTACAACAAATTTGAGTATGTCCACGTTACAAGGACAAGGCTATGATGGAGCTAGTAATATGAGAGGTGAGTTAAATGGtcttaaaacaaagatttttAACAAATACCCTCAAGCATTTTATATTCATTGTTTTGCAAACCAACTCCAACTAGCTCTTGTATTCGTGGCAAAGGAAAATGAGGATGTTGCCAATTTCCTCATCAATGCTAGTAATTTGGTGAATCTTATTGGATCGTTGTGTAAGCGTCGTGATGCATTTAGAGAGaaacaacaagaacaaattaaaaaaagctCTTGA